In Pogoniulus pusillus isolate bPogPus1 chromosome 41, bPogPus1.pri, whole genome shotgun sequence, a genomic segment contains:
- the PLEKHJ1 gene encoding pleckstrin homology domain-containing family J member 1, with translation MRYNERELLSLARQPAEKAAEVLMRVPKKGSVLKKRLVKLVVNFLFYFRTDEAEPIGALLLEHCRITKEEDNVFSISFVEEPERKYCFECASEEQCQEWVEALKRASYEFMRRSLIFYRNEIQKMTGKDPLEQFGISGEARFQLAAPKH, from the exons ATGCGCTACAACGAgcgggagctgctcagcctcgCCCGGCAGCCCGCGGAGAAGGCGGCGGAGGTCCTGATGCGGGTCCCGAAGAAAGGCAGCG tgctcaAGAAGCGCCTGGTCAAGCTCGTGGTCAACTTCCTCTTCTACTTCCGGACTGATGAGGCTGAG cccattggagctctgctgctggagcactgcaggatCACCAAAGAGGAGGACAATGTCTTCTCCATCA GTTTCGTGGAGGAGCCAGAGAGGAAATACTGCTTTGAGTGTGCCAGTGAGgagcagtgccaggagtgggtgGAGGCCCTCAAGAGAGCCAG CTACGAGTTCATGAGGAGGAGTTTGATCTTCTACCGCAACGAGATCCAGAAGATGACAGGGAAG GACCCCCTGGAGCAGTTTGGGATCTCGGGAGAAGCTCGATTCCAGCTGGCAGCACCCAAGCACTAA